The DNA sequence CTGGGCGATGCCATTCTGCAGGCCGAAGCTTTCATCGGCAACGAACCTTTTGTTGTGCTTTTGGGCGATGACATTATGCCGAGCGAAGTCCCGTTGGCAAAAGCGTTGATGGATACTTACGACGAGACGAAGGGCGGCGTCGTGGCGACGATGCGCATCCCTGAGGGCATGACGAACCGCTACGGCATCGTCGACATCAAGGAGAAGGTCGGCGAGCATATCTACAGCGTCAACCACTTCATCGAAAAGCCGGCTCCGGAAGAAGCGCCGAGCAACCTTGCCATCATCGGCAGATACCTGTTGACGCCGGAAATATTCGACATTCTGCGCAACCAAGCGCCGGATGCCGGGAACGAAATCCAGTTGACCGATGCGATCGAATCGTTGAACGCGATCCATCCGCTGGTGGCTTATGAATACACAGGCAAGCGCTATGACGTAGGCGATAAATACGGCCTGCTGATCGCGAACATCGAATTCGGCCTGGAGAACAAGGACACGGCCGACAAAATGCGCCCTTATCTGAAGGAACTGGCGAAGGAATTAAAGAACAAAGCATAACGCGTTGTCTTGACGGAGCAACGTTAGGAAGGAAAACTAATGGAAAACAAACCTTTTTTCAGCATCGTGATCCCGGCGTACAACTGCGCCGGCACCATCCGTGCCACTTTGGAAAGCATCGCCGCGCAGAGGGTCAGCGATTTTGAGGTCATCATCGTGAACGACGGCTCGAAGGACGCGACTGCGGACGTTCTGCAGGCGTTCGTTGCCGAGGACAGCCGCTTCTCTTTCATCACCATCCCGAACAACGGGCCAGGAAACGCGCGCAATCAAGGGATTGCGCGCGCGAAGGGGACGTATTTGTTTTTGATGGATGCGGACGACGAAATCGAGCGCCATACTTTGGAACGCTACCAAGCGATCCTCATTAGCGAGGCCCCGGACCTGATCGTGGCTTCCTACAATCTGCGGGTGCTGGACGACCAGGAGATCGTTTCGGAAAAGCAGGTCATCGCCGAAGATCGAATCTACGCTTCGAACGCGGCGTTCCTGGAGAATCTTTATCCTTTGATGAACAAGCAGCTGATGTATGTCATCTGGAACAAAATTTACCGTCTGGACATCATCCGCGAGCACCAGATCGCCTTTCCGAGCTATAGCAGCTGTGAGGACCGTTTGTTCAACATCGCTTATTACCGCCATGCCCAAAAAGTCGTGACGACCAGCGAAGTGCTCTACCAATACGCCTTCGAAGGCAAGAGCAGCTTGACGAACAAGTATTTCGACAATAAGTTCGAGACGTTCCTGGAATTCTACAATGAATTGCTGGGCCTGACCGACAAGGATCTGGGCGGCTTCAGCGCGCTGTTCCTGAAGGGCACGATGTCCTGCATTATCCCGTTGCACGGAAAAAGCTGCCCGTTGGATTGGGCAGGCAAAAAGACCTACATCGAAAAAATCCTGCAGCATCCGCGTGTGCAGTACGCAACGGCGTACAGCCTGACCGATACGCCGATCCGGAAAATTATGAAGCTATTATTCCAATCGAAATCGATTTACCTGAACTATTTCGCTTCCGGCATGATGCACCTCTTGAGCAATGCGTCGCCGAAATTGATTGAAAAACTCAAAGGAAATTTCTAGACAGATGGGAGAACTACACTAATGACTCAACCTAAACGTGTCCTGCATTTCCAGGGCAGAATGGGAAAGGGCGGGGCGGAGACGTTCATGATGAACGCCTACCGCAACATCGACCGTTCCAAGTACCAATTCGATTTCGTCATCTATGAAGAGTTTGCCGATGTGCGTCCCTACCATGACGAAATCGCCGCATTGGGGGGCAAGATTTTCGTCGTGCCGAACCCGAACAAACAACCGCTGCGCTACATCAAAACCGTCAGCAAACTGCTGCAGGAGAACCAAGTCGATATCGTCCACAACGAAATCTTCTTCGGCGGCGGCCTGAACTTGTGGCTGGCTGCCAGAGCCGGCGTCAAAAAACGCATCGCCCACAGCCATGCGACTTCCGACGGCAAAGGCAACCGATTCCCGTACAGCATCGTGCGACCGATCTTCAATAACTTGATGATGAAATACGCAACCGATTTCCTTGGCTGCTCTGATGAAGCTGGCATCGGGCTGTTCGGCAAGGAGCAGCCTTTCGTTATGCTTCCGAACGGCATCAACCTGGATCGTTACCGCAACGTGCCGGTGACGAAGGCAGAAATGCATGTGCAGTTGGGCATTCCGGAAGACTCCTTCGTGATCGGTCACATCGGCCGCTTCGAAGAACAAAAAAATCACCGGCTGTTGCTGAAGATTTTTCAGCATATCCTGAAGAAACACCCGAACACGTACCTGTTGTCGGTCGGGGCCGGCAGTCTCGAAGCAGAGATCCACGGCTTGGCAAAGGAATTGGGCGTCTCCGAGCATGTGCTTTTCTTGGGCGAACGCGAAGATATCGCCGAATTGCTGAAAGCGATGGATGTCTTCCTGTTGCCTTCGTTGTATGAAGGTTTGCCGATCGTGGCGGTGGAGGCTCAGGCAGCCAACGTCAAATTGGTGATGTCGACGGAAGTATCGGAGGACACGGTGTTGTCCGAAAATGTCCGGTTTGTACCGCTGGATGCGGATCTGGACCGTTGGGAAGCCGAAGTCATGGGCGAGCCGAAAGGCAACCGTCCGAAATCGGAAATGGAAGCTTTTGATATGCTGAAGACCGCAAAAGCACTGGAAAAAATCTACGATGCGAAGGAGGTCACGGCATGATGCATTTACCCACAACCAAACAATTGAAGGAATTTCTGAAGGACAACAAAAAGACCGTCTGGCTGACTGCTTTCGCTACGCTTCTTCTTTATGTACTGGGCATCGGCTACACCTTGTTCAGCAATGGAACGGTGGAGGAAGAACAGGAAATCGATCCGGATACCGGGCTGGAAGTGAATCTGATCACCGGCGAAGAGTACGCTGCTTTGCACGAGGGAGCGGCGCGCTTCGAAATCTATATCGAAAATGACGAAGGCAGTGCCTTTATCAATTCTGCCTTATTGGAGTCCGTGCTGTTGTCGCCTGCCGTCTTTGCGACAATCGATGCCGCAGAAAAAGTGACACTGACCCAGGAAATCGAGGCTTTGGAAGAAGGGGATATCCCGGCCAAATACATCCTGGACATCACGAATGATCCTGGCGACAACTCGCTGAACGTCACTGTGGGGACGGGTGATGCAGACAAGAATCTCGCCATCGCTGCTGTCCTGTACGACATGATCAGCAACAAGGAATTGACGCTGCTCGAGAATAAAAATGTTTCGATGCTTTCCGATCCGCATGAAGTCGTGATCGAAAACGGTCCTGAAAAAACCGAAGAGGAAGAAGGCCTGGGCCCTGTCGGTTATGCCGTGATGGCTGTCGCCGTCCTGATTGCGGGAATAGTTTTCGGTATTCTGATTGCCTTCTCGCGCTTGTTCTTCAAAAAAGAAGTCACCGATGTATTCAATTACAGGGAATCGGATGAGGACACCATCATCGACCTTTCCCTATTCAATGAGGGAAACCTTACGGATGAATTGGTGCATACGATCCAATATCCTTCTGCGCAGCAAAAACTGATCCTTTCCGATCCGGCTTTGCCTCGCGAAGTCCAGGAACGCTTGCTGAAGGACACGGCTACAAACTATGTGTTTGCGTCCGATATCGTTGCGGCGGACCCGAAACTGAGCTTCGATGAAATCATTCTAGTTTCTCAGAAACATGTCACAAATAAAGCTTGGTACAAGAAACAGCGTACTTTGTTGGCAAACTATACTGCTCCGATCAAAATCGTCCTACAATAGAATCGGAGGTAAGTTGATGACACTTTATCTTTTCACATTCCTTGCGCTGCTGGTGCTTGCCATCACGGAAGCTCTGCAGGGCAACAAGAAGATGGTGCTGATCGGCGGCGGTTTTTTGGCCATTCTGGCCGGCTTTCGGTATCACACGGGTTATGACTTTGTTTCCTACAAATCATTTTTCGATGATATGACCGGCATCCAGGATGTCTTCAACGGCAAACTTGATGCGGAAGCGGGTTACCTGTTCCTGAATTATCTCTTTTTGAACCTGGGCTTGAATTACTACACTTTCTTGCTGTTCTTTGCTTTCCTGACGATGTTCCTGCTTGTGAAGTATCTGTACCGCAATGTGCCTTATCCGTCCTTGATGCTGTTCTATTACTTTTCGCGCTTCTTTTTGGCGCGGGATATGGGGCAGATCCGGGGCTCGTTGGCCAGCATCATCCTGCTTTATTCGGTCAAATACATCAAATCGAAGGAATTCGCCAAATTCATGGCGGTCGTGCTGATCGCTTCACTGTTCCACGTCACGGCTTTGATTTTCATCGCGGGCTATATTTATGAAAACCATCTCTACAACGGTAAGTGGAGTCAAGTGGGAATATTGTTCTCACTTGCGGTTGTCGCCGGACTGATCGTGAAGAGCCCGAGCCTGTACCTGTGGGCGATCCCGGGCCGGTATGCGCCGTATTTCACCAACCCCGCTTACACAAGCGGGAAATGGCTGATGAATCCGGTCCTCTGGATGCAGCTGCTGATCTTTTTCGGGACGCTCCTGTTCACGAAAATCCAGCAGGACGAGAAATACCGGACCTACCACAATCTGTACCTTTTCGCTTCACTTATCCTGATCGCCTTCGGTAACCTGGAGACGGTAGGTGGAAGGCTCAGCTCGCCGTTCGCGACCTACGAAATGTTTGTGGCTCCGTACTTCATCCTGAATTTCACGAAGAACAAGCTGCTCAATCTGATTTTTGCGATCGGCTTTACGGTCGTCATCTTCCTGCTGATCTTCATCCTTTCCGGGGATTACCAATACTTCATTCCGTATCGGACACTTCTGAACGGATGATTAAAGCCACCTGACACTGTCGGGTGGCTTTTTCTGTAGAGTAGGAAAGTATAACTTGTTTTGGAATCAAAAGTGCATCACCGTAGGTGTTCCACAGGATAGCAAACTGTTCCGCGCATCCCAAAAGTTTGGCCAGCTGCACGGGTTAGCCCTTCGGAAATTAGATAAATCTGACCCATTGCGCTCTGCGATGCTCATTCAGGGCCAGATTTCCTAAATTTCTTTCAGGGCTGGACGAACCCGTTCAGCTTTTCTTAACATATAGGAATTTATAAATTTTTTTTAACTCAAAAGCGCATCACCGTAGGTGTTTCACACATTCGCAAAATGTTTCATGCACCCAATAATGATGGCTAGATTCACGGGTTAGCCCTTCGGAAAGGATAAAGGAACCCCTTGTCTCTACGAGCCAAGGATACTATTCGACTAACCTGCTGACGCAGGAAGTCTCTCAGCATATTGCGCTCTACGATGCTCAGTTGCATGGGAGTCTTAGGGATTCATCCCTTAGAGTCCCAGTACAAGGTGACCGTAGGGAACGTTGCATGGCACGATTTCCTAAATTTCTTTCAGGGCTGAACGAACCCATTCAGCTTTTCTTATATTGTAGGAAACAATAAGATTGCGTTCCGCAATCCAAACCACTTCTGAAAACAATATTTCTTCTAGTATAATAAAAATGGAAAGCAGTACAAATTCGATATATTTAGTGGTGTTCCCGAACCCGTGTAGGAAACTGAATGATTTGTCCTTTCGAGATAAACCGACTATGCCTTGAGCATGAATATAAAATTACTTTTTAATTCCAAAAGGATAAATCCGCTGCTTTCTAATATTTCAATTAGGAGAGGATTCTAATGGAAGTAATGGTGACTCATTGCTGTGGATTGGACGTTCACCAAAAATCCATCACAGCCTGTGTACTCGTTGGGAAACTTACTTCAAGTCGCCCCAAAAAGACCCAAAAAACATTTGGCACAACAACTTTTGACCTACGGTCTCTTTCCGAATGGATGAAAGAGCTAGAAGTGTCGCATGTACTGATGGAAAGTACAGGGCAATATTGGAAACCAGTCTGGAATATATTGGAACCCGAAGATTTTCACCTGATTTTAGCCAACCCTCAACACATAAAAAATGTACCTGGAAGAAAAACAGATATGAAGGATGCGGAGTGGATAGCGCTATTAGGGCGCTGTGGCTTGGTTAATGCCAGCTACGTTCCTGATAAACAAACACAGGAATTGCGTTATTTGACAAGGCAGCGTTCTTCAGTAAAGCAAGAAAGAACGAAGCGCGTTAATGAAATCCATAATATTTTGCAAAGAGCCAATATAAAGTTGACTAGCTATTTGTCCAATATCTTTGGAAAAACAGGTAAGGCTCTTTTGACTCTATTTATCAATGGTGAAAAAATTACTGAAGAAGTAGTTTCAAGAGAAATCCACGGAAAAGTCAAAGCGAGTATAGCAGAGCTCGTTAGAGCGATGGATGGTTGTTTAAGCAGATGTGATCGAGCGTTATTAAACTTGCATCTTCAAACTATCCAGCGCTTGGAGGAAGAGATTTCAGAGCTAAACCAACTAATTGATGAATACACTGAAAAATTTTCAGATGTATATCTCCGGCTCATAGAAATCCCTGGAATCAGTAAACTAACAGTAGAAGTTATACTCGCTGAAATAGGCTGTACAGTGGATGCTTTTCATACAGTAGAGAATTTAGCTTCTTGGGCAGGTTTGTGTCCGGGTAATTACGAAAGTGCGGGCATAAAGAAGCGCTCGAATGCCACGAAGGGGAACAAATATTTAAAAGTAGCTCTATGTAGAGCAGGAATCAGTGCCGGTCGTTCAAAATCGGTAAACTTCAATTCTTTCTTCGCGAAGTTATCTCAACGTATGCCTAAGGCAAAG is a window from the uncultured Trichococcus sp. genome containing:
- the galU gene encoding UTP--glucose-1-phosphate uridylyltransferase GalU, with product MTKVRKAVIPAAGLGTRFLPATKAMAKEMMPIVDTPSIQYVVEEAMAAGIEEIIIISGKGKSPIEDHFDVNIALEENLKEKGKTAMLELVQQTNIPHIHYVRQAYPHGLGDAILQAEAFIGNEPFVVLLGDDIMPSEVPLAKALMDTYDETKGGVVATMRIPEGMTNRYGIVDIKEKVGEHIYSVNHFIEKPAPEEAPSNLAIIGRYLLTPEIFDILRNQAPDAGNEIQLTDAIESLNAIHPLVAYEYTGKRYDVGDKYGLLIANIEFGLENKDTADKMRPYLKELAKELKNKA
- a CDS encoding glycosyltransferase family 2 protein; this translates as MENKPFFSIVIPAYNCAGTIRATLESIAAQRVSDFEVIIVNDGSKDATADVLQAFVAEDSRFSFITIPNNGPGNARNQGIARAKGTYLFLMDADDEIERHTLERYQAILISEAPDLIVASYNLRVLDDQEIVSEKQVIAEDRIYASNAAFLENLYPLMNKQLMYVIWNKIYRLDIIREHQIAFPSYSSCEDRLFNIAYYRHAQKVVTTSEVLYQYAFEGKSSLTNKYFDNKFETFLEFYNELLGLTDKDLGGFSALFLKGTMSCIIPLHGKSCPLDWAGKKTYIEKILQHPRVQYATAYSLTDTPIRKIMKLLFQSKSIYLNYFASGMMHLLSNASPKLIEKLKGNF
- a CDS encoding glycosyltransferase family 1 protein, giving the protein MTQPKRVLHFQGRMGKGGAETFMMNAYRNIDRSKYQFDFVIYEEFADVRPYHDEIAALGGKIFVVPNPNKQPLRYIKTVSKLLQENQVDIVHNEIFFGGGLNLWLAARAGVKKRIAHSHATSDGKGNRFPYSIVRPIFNNLMMKYATDFLGCSDEAGIGLFGKEQPFVMLPNGINLDRYRNVPVTKAEMHVQLGIPEDSFVIGHIGRFEEQKNHRLLLKIFQHILKKHPNTYLLSVGAGSLEAEIHGLAKELGVSEHVLFLGEREDIAELLKAMDVFLLPSLYEGLPIVAVEAQAANVKLVMSTEVSEDTVLSENVRFVPLDADLDRWEAEVMGEPKGNRPKSEMEAFDMLKTAKALEKIYDAKEVTA
- a CDS encoding EpsG family protein, whose translation is MTLYLFTFLALLVLAITEALQGNKKMVLIGGGFLAILAGFRYHTGYDFVSYKSFFDDMTGIQDVFNGKLDAEAGYLFLNYLFLNLGLNYYTFLLFFAFLTMFLLVKYLYRNVPYPSLMLFYYFSRFFLARDMGQIRGSLASIILLYSVKYIKSKEFAKFMAVVLIASLFHVTALIFIAGYIYENHLYNGKWSQVGILFSLAVVAGLIVKSPSLYLWAIPGRYAPYFTNPAYTSGKWLMNPVLWMQLLIFFGTLLFTKIQQDEKYRTYHNLYLFASLILIAFGNLETVGGRLSSPFATYEMFVAPYFILNFTKNKLLNLIFAIGFTVVIFLLIFILSGDYQYFIPYRTLLNG
- a CDS encoding IS110 family transposase, coding for MEVMVTHCCGLDVHQKSITACVLVGKLTSSRPKKTQKTFGTTTFDLRSLSEWMKELEVSHVLMESTGQYWKPVWNILEPEDFHLILANPQHIKNVPGRKTDMKDAEWIALLGRCGLVNASYVPDKQTQELRYLTRQRSSVKQERTKRVNEIHNILQRANIKLTSYLSNIFGKTGKALLTLFINGEKITEEVVSREIHGKVKASIAELVRAMDGCLSRCDRALLNLHLQTIQRLEEEISELNQLIDEYTEKFSDVYLRLIEIPGISKLTVEVILAEIGCTVDAFHTVENLASWAGLCPGNYESAGIKKRSNATKGNKYLKVALCRAGISAGRSKSVNFNSFFAKLSQRMPKAKAAVATAHKLLRIVYVLLKTGKRYDELITNKEKGSITTGMA